The stretch of DNA cacatctgccacgctgatcctcaacacaggggcccctcaggggtgtgtgctcagccccctcctgtactccctgttcactcatgactgcacgactccaacaccatcattcaatttgcagatgacacaacagtggtaggcctgatcaccaacaacaacaagacagcctatagggaagaggtcggagacctggccgtgtggtgccaggacaacaacctctccctcaacgtgatcaagacaaaggagatgattgtggactacaggaaaaggagggccgagcgcgcccccattctcatcgatggggctgcagtggagcaggtggagAAGTGGAGaagctcctaaacagcttctacccccaagccataagactcctgaacatctagtcaaatggctatccagacaatttgcattgcccccctccactctccacaccactgcactctttgtcatctatgcatagtcactttaataactctacctacatgtacatactacctcaactaaccggtgcccccgcacattgactctgtacaggcacccccctgtatatattgttattttttactgctgctctttaattactttgcgagagtgaaacctctcactttgcctcttcctctctgtggaAAGCACATCGATGCATTTGCAGGGAACAGCGTGACATTTTTCAACACAGAACAGCTGTAGTAGATGGCTTTGGCTCggtaactgctgtttgacttGACATGCAACTAAACTAGAGTTGTAATCCTGGTACTGAGCTAGTGCGTAGCAGGCAGCTAATACTGGAGTAAATGTAGCTTTTTTTTGCTGCTCTCCAAATAGAATTTTACCGTTTTAAATAGTTTAGAAATCAGTAAATGAGCTTCGATAAATAGTTTTTTAAAATAACCCCAGATGGGGGTGTCGTGATCGGTTCCTGACTCACTGCTCCCTCTGCTGGTTGGGAGAGGGTGTGATTGATGTGATGGTTCATTCCTCTTAGAATGTTTGTTTCATTAATATCCTGTATCATAGGAAAATTCCAAAAATGATCTCGGCACCAAAAGGTCTTGGGGAAACTGTCCATCTGAGCCTCTGATGTTCATGTCTCAGAACCTTGAGTCCCCTACTCTATCAGTTCTGTTCTGGTAGCATTATTTCACACAGAACACCCTTCAGAGAAACACTGTGAGCGATAGAGAACCTCTCTGCaacaacttctctctctcctctctctctcagctcagaggagtgggggaaggtgagtaagagtgaaagagagaagatCGGAGTGATTGTGCAGGACGATGGAGAATTTTGGTGAGTTCTAACCCTTAACCTATGACATCTAGCCATGACCCCTAACCTTTCCTCCGCACGGCTGAGAAAATGGATGGCCATAGAATGAAGCCTGATGacttccctttccctcccctcccctcaatcCCCACCCAGGATGACATTTGATGACTTCTGTCAGTACTTCAGTGATTTGATCATGTGTCGTCTGATCAACACTTCCTACCTGTCTCTTCACAAGACCTGGGAGGAGGGCTCTCTAAAGGGCGCCTGGCGGAACCATGACGACCCGCTCAGCAACCGCGCCGGGGGCTGCACCAATAACAAACACACTTTTGTTCAGAACCCACAGGTAGGGGTAGGGATGGGGggagggtgcgtgtgtgtgtgcattgatttataggactggtgtgtgtgtgtgtctctccctgcaGTATGTGTTCAACGTCAAGAAGCCAGAGGATGAGGTGCTGGTAtgtctacagcagacagacaagagagcCAGACCtaaagaggggaagggagaaaaCCTGGCTATAGGCTTCGAGATACACCGGGTGAGAGGTGTTATTCATGTGTTCCTTCAAATGAATGTATGTGAAAGTCTTATTCATGTGGTCATTAAAATGAttgtgtgtgtaggtggagttGAACAGGCAGTACCGTATGCACACTCGGCAGCAGAaggtgtgtgggagtgtgtacATCAACTCCAGGTGTGTGTTCCTAcgctgttccctgaaggagggtcGTTACATTGTCATACCCACAACCTTTGATCCCGCTCTGGAAGGAGACCTGTTGTTACGCATCTTCACTGACGTCCCCGCCGACTGCAggtacactcactcacacactcactcactcacactcactcacactcactcacactcactcacgcactcactcacacactcactcactcacactcactcacacactcattcactcacactcacactcactcacacactcactcactcactcactcacactcacacactcacacactcacactcacactcactcactcacactcactcacactcacactcactcacactcactcactcacacactcacactcactcactcacccactcactcactcactcactcactcactcactcactcactcactcactcactcactcactcactcactcactcactcacacactcactcactcactcactcactcacttactcactcactcactcactcactcactcactctcctcattatcttgccctctctctccccccatagAGAGTTAACCCTAGATCAGCCAGCCCAGACGTGTTGGTCAGGACTGTGTGGCTTCCCTTCCCTGGTCACTCAGATTCATGTCCACAGAGCAGATGGACTGGCTGGACAAGACTCTGACGGAGGTATACAAAcctttcttctctcccttctccgtCTGTTCCCCTTTCTTCTCTGGTCTGGTCCTTTTCATAtcttctccactcttctcctACTGACagtctgtatgtatgtgttgcAGCGTCAGACCCATATGTGATCATTCGttgtgagggggaaaaggttCGTTCTCCGGTCTATAAAAACACCCGCAGCCCAACCTTTGACACCAAGGCTCTATTCTACAGGAAGAGAACTAACCAGCCTATACTGATAGAGGTGAGGAGACTGAGCAGGGGGGTGGAGTTAAAGTAGAGTGAACATCACCATTTGGGTTGTTTCAATAAGTAACAGTTCTCTCAATTAAAGTCAGTACTTCTTCATTCATCATTCCAGGTGTATAACCACAACGTGTTGATGGATTCCTTCCTGGGTCAGGTCAGTTTGACCTCTGACCCAGGCGACCCCCAGCAGGTTACCGTCCACCTGAGGGACAAGGGTAATCACCAAGACAACGACCTCCCAGGCACGCTCACCGTCTCCATGGTGACCAGCAACATTCTCACTAACATCTGACTAACCATCAATCAATCACCAATCTATCAATCAGTGCCTTACTCCCTCCGTCCAATATGAGAGAAGAGCGAAACAGGTGCCAGTAACAGAGTATATGATTGGTCAAGAGGTCCCTTCTGTTTCCATATGTGCTGGAATTGGCAGTATACATGATTACACTGTTCAATATGAACATCAtcactatatgtactgtatatactaactatatGTTTACAGTTTATGTATCTTTAAAGTTGTATTGTTTTGCCAAAGATTTGATCATAAATATCAATTAATTTGCCATTAACCTTATCTGATGAGGGACCAAAGTTAGGATTCCAGACTGTATTGTGTTGGTTTTTACGGAGTGTAGTACTAGCCCTGGCCACATGGGGGCAACAGAGGACATTTAATCTCCTAGTTCTCCTTTCTCATCTAATAACCACTTTACCTTGTGCATTACAGATATATAAATACTTGTTGTGTATTTCAGCTGTATATGTTGTCCTGTTTACATTTATTTACATGGTTTAGTTTTACATTTCAGTTGGCTTTGTACTAGTCTCTTTCAAGTAGCTGAGTTGGTTCTGGGTGCTGAGAGTAGTTACGGACATTTTTATTCTTTAGGGGagacattgttcaagttattttTGTTAATAACTTTATAATTaaacttaaaatatatatatatatatttctgtcgGTTGCTCTACTTTTATATCATGTTGATTTTCCAGTGGGAGGCCCAATACAGTAGACAGACTAGATTCactagaggagaagagagattaAGCTACAGTTTCTAGCCAACACTGTCACTCTTACATTCGACTCTTTACTCAAACACTCAACTCCTCCCTTCATTCCCTTCTTTCTCATTCCCATTGTACTCTTATCATGTTGTATTACCTCCAGTTACTACAGTGCCATGTAGATCATGTTTCAAATCATATCACATTTATCTATAACATTCTCGTCATCATGAGGACTTCCTAACACTGTCATAAGTGTCATAAACAGTCATAATGCCAGTCTCTGTCATGGTGGTGGGTCCTTGTTAGAGAAGGACTGGTTCATCTGAGCAGGCTTGTTTCTTATCTTTATAAGTAAAGGTTTATGATATTTTAATGTACCGCAGGGTGATTTAAAGGCTATTTAATGATTTAGTGTTATACTTCTCTGTTTATTTCTCTTTAAACCTGTTGGCTGGTTTCAATCAAATGTATACTGTATTAAATAGTTAAAACACTGTCTGTCTGGTGCCGGGTCATTCTGTGTCCCTTCCTCCATTTTATCTAGTGTGTGTGGTCCCATTACTCAGCAGAACTCTCTCTTGATAGAGTCCACTATCAACCATGCtgtgtagagcgagagagagtgtgtgactgtgtgtgctgTTAGGTTCAGTGAGGTGTGAGGAACACCGATCAATGTGTCTTTCAGAACAGCCTGACCTTTATTACAGCAACACCAATAGAAGCGAGATgtgctctctgtttctgtatgtgaagCAATGCATTCTCTCTGTGTGCATGTtgaatggttgtgtgtgtgtgtgtgtgtgtgacctccacTACGTTGTGCCTCACTGCCCCCCACTGGGTTTCCGGccacccccctctgtctctccctccctctatcgctctctccccAGTAACTCTAATTGGGATCAGTGGCAGTGAATGAGCTGGTGTGTCACAGCTAataccttgagagagagagagagagagagagcaggagcaaGGGAGTCACTAGTACCTCTACAGTGCAGCAGGTGTCTGACCAcccactaagagagagagagagagagagcaggagcaaGGGAGTCACTAGTACCTCTACAGTGCAGCAGGTATCTGACCAcccactaagagagagagagagagagagcaggagcaaGGGAGTCACTAGTACCTCTACAGTGCAGCAGGTGTCTGACCAcccactaagagagagagagagagagagcaggagcaaGGGAGTCACTAGTACCTCTACAGTGCAGCAGGTGTCTGACCACCCACTAACAGAGAGAGATTCAGGaaacccctctctttctctgtcctgccTTCATCCATCCACCCCACTGCATTCTGTGGACTTGTCTGAGTGAACATAGACCTGGGACAATCAtctggaacgagagagagaggggtatagaaaGAGGACTGTACACAGTGGTAAGAATATACATAGTCAGGAGGCTTAAAGAAGCATGGAGGCTTTGGCTCTTAAAGCTACTTTTTAAAGCTACTTTTTGCTAACTTctccctcgtgtgtgtgtgtgtgtgtgtgtgttacaaggTTTATTGGTGTTGTTTGTCCAGATAACATGTGGGAGAGTGTTAGTACAATATGTTTGCTCTATATCTGACACTGTCTAGTCCTAGTATGTGGTTTCAGGGTGTTCACATGGAGAAACATTAATGATTAACTAACCATTGAATCATAGGCATAcctgccttgtgtgtgtgtaagcagagCTGATAGAGCCCTCTTTAGCTACtccctgtatgtactgtatctcaTTTAGAGAATCCTGCCTGCTCCGGGTTGTGGATACTGACTAGTTGCAGAGAGAGACCCTCTACCATCTCTCCTGTCCATCCTTCGACTCGCACAGCTCGTGTTGCATTATCAGCTGTagaattttttaaatgttttaaattgcTCCTGCTGCAGCTTAGATGAATGTTCACATGACATTCAGATAACATGTAATGTTCTTATAGGCTCTGCTGTTTCTACCGTCAATTAACTACAGTTACATTACTACCTCTCCTAGAGGGTTAACTCGACTGGCACAGTGCAGTGGGTACTGTATCTGCCTAAGAATTCAGTAACACTTCTCAACTTTGGTGATATGTAGCAACAGGAAGCCTTTATATGCATGACATAAAGAATGTATTCTACATGAATGCAACATATCACTACTCTAAGTAAGGTGTTACTGTTACCTCTATTGGCACAGTGGGTAGCGAGCCTTGGTCAGAAGTTATTAAGAAATTCTGAGTTTCTGGTTCAACCCCAGAGTTAATTAGCCCCAAACTTAGCTACAGGAGTTTAAATCAGTTCAAATCAGAGGCTTTACATCGCCATAAACTCATTCCATTAGTCTTATTGTGAGCAGATCCTGGCTAGTCATTATACACCCTCtatacatctctgtctctctatctcgctctcttctATCAGTTGATTGGTTTATCAGTCTGACAGTTTTGGTGTTGCGTGAGAGTGTTGATTAGAATTTAGTTTTAATGGGGGCAATGGGGGTTAGCCTAATATCCTGTATCCTTTTTCTTgctgtgcatctctctctctctctctctctctctctctctctctctctctctgtctccctgtgtctctccctccctgttggGTTATTTCAGGAGGTATAGGGTCTTAGGGCGGCAGTATGTACAGCTGAGGGCGGGTTCAATGTACTTTTATAATGGTTTTCTGGAATGTGGCATTGTATTATACTGTGATTGGGTTTGGCGGTATCCACTAGTGGGTGGGATGGGGTAATATGGTGTTTTTAGTGTACTGACAAGGTCCCAGAGtcagtctctttgtctctcttcccctctgaccTATAAAACTATAAAAGTCTGTGTCCTCGCTGGTGGAGGCGATGGAATTACAGACAGGCTGTTTCTCAGAAGCCCACACTCAGGTGATCAACAACAATGACTGGTGTCGCCCAGAGAATGAAGGGAATGGATTATATCTCCTTCTTtccttctgcctctccttctgtgtctctaaTTTTCTTttcatctctgtctttctctcctccctctatttctctctctgttctgttctctctctctctctctgtgtgtgtgtgtgtgtgtgtgtgtgtgtgtgtgtgtgtgtgtgtgtgtgtgtgtgtgtgtgtgtgtgtgtgtgtgtgtgtgtgtgtgtgtgtgtgtgtgtgtacaagaaGAAGTATATATTCATGTTTTACAGAATTGCTGTTCTATATCTGTGTTTTCATATTCAAACACGTTCATACAGACAACTTACACTAGGTCTCCCTGGCAGCAACCTTTGTCCCAGACCTCTGCTGTGGTAATTAGATGCTAAAATATTGATGGAGAGTCGTTACCCTTCCTAATCCTACcgcacgtgtttgtgtgtgtgtttatgtgtgtgttctcATCAATGGTTTAATCAGAGAGGCTTGGGGGCACAGAGCTGACATCTATTTACTGCAGGAAATTAACCAAACTAAATGGCATTTTCCTGTCTCCCCCAAacatccctcccctccccttaaacctcactctctctctcccccaaacatccctccctctccccaaccCAACTCTTTCCGTCTCACCCCTCCCCCTaaaccttcccctctccccctaaCCCTCATTGTCTCCCCCAAAATTCCCTCCCCCCAACTCACTGTCTcctcctactgtgtgtgtgtagcaggaagGGTGTGTCAAAACCTTAAACTAAAGTATAATTAGGGGGATGAATAATTGACTAGGTCTAAAACACAGTGGCAGAGTTGGGAATGAGGTTAGGACACTGGTCGGTCATGGAGGACCTGTGAGGGGTGTGTGTAAGTGGATGAAGGATGTGGTGGTGTGTGGGTTTTATGCAGTGAGAATGTACATTGAATTTTTGTGAGTGGCCAACTTCAATACAAAGGCAGTTTCAGTTTTAATTAATATGCAAATGAGAATGTTGTTGGTCATTTTCCAGAGCAgccaactgactggctgattgtgtctcaaatggcaccctattccctataaattgaactacctttgaccagaaccctatgggccctggtcaaaagtattgcacagtataggt from Oncorhynchus kisutch isolate 150728-3 linkage group LG15, Okis_V2, whole genome shotgun sequence encodes:
- the LOC109904823 gene encoding calpain-5-like isoform X2; this translates as MKRSKHFLFISRMILHVEVRLLVDSQKVVYCTQPTFIMVIPDHKDQEWDEDKPESYAGIFHFRFWRFGEWVDVVIDDRLPTSNGNLVYCHSNDSNEFWSALAEKAYAKMYGCYEALDGGNTADALVDFTGGVSEPLDLLEEGLSTDKEKRSTLFDRVLKVHNRGGLISASIRAASSAEMEARLACGLVKGHAYAVTDVRKVRLGHGLMAYFKSDKLTMIRLRNPWGEKEWNGAWSDSSEEWGKVSKSEREKIGVIVQDDGEFWMTFDDFCQYFSDLIMCRLINTSYLSLHKTWEEGSLKGAWRNHDDPLSNRAGGCTNNKHTFVQNPQYVFNVKKPEDEVLVCLQQTDKRARPKEGKGENLAIGFEIHRVELNRQYRMHTRQQKVCGSVYINSRCVFLRCSLKEGRYIVIPTTFDPALEGDLLLRIFTDVPADCRELTLDQPAQTCWSGLCGFPSLVTQIHVHRADGLAGQDSDGASDPYVIIRCEGEKVRSPVYKNTRSPTFDTKALFYRKRTNQPILIEVYNHNVLMDSFLGQVSLTSDPGDPQQVTVHLRDKGNHQDNDLPGTLTVSMVTSNILTNI
- the LOC109904823 gene encoding calpain-5-like isoform X1; protein product: MVVPFEGQGYSSLRKKCQQHRVLFEDSVFPATDQSLFYKTNSIGTITWKRPKELCDNPKLFVDGISAHDLLQGQLGNCWFVAACSSLASRETLWQKVIPDHKDQEWDEDKPESYAGIFHFRFWRFGEWVDVVIDDRLPTSNGNLVYCHSNDSNEFWSALAEKAYAKMYGCYEALDGGNTADALVDFTGGVSEPLDLLEEGLSTDKEKRSTLFDRVLKVHNRGGLISASIRAASSAEMEARLACGLVKGHAYAVTDVRKVRLGHGLMAYFKSDKLTMIRLRNPWGEKEWNGAWSDSSEEWGKVSKSEREKIGVIVQDDGEFWMTFDDFCQYFSDLIMCRLINTSYLSLHKTWEEGSLKGAWRNHDDPLSNRAGGCTNNKHTFVQNPQYVFNVKKPEDEVLVCLQQTDKRARPKEGKGENLAIGFEIHRVELNRQYRMHTRQQKVCGSVYINSRCVFLRCSLKEGRYIVIPTTFDPALEGDLLLRIFTDVPADCRELTLDQPAQTCWSGLCGFPSLVTQIHVHRADGLAGQDSDGASDPYVIIRCEGEKVRSPVYKNTRSPTFDTKALFYRKRTNQPILIEVYNHNVLMDSFLGQVSLTSDPGDPQQVTVHLRDKGNHQDNDLPGTLTVSMVTSNILTNI